A stretch of the Lolium perenne isolate Kyuss_39 chromosome 3, Kyuss_2.0, whole genome shotgun sequence genome encodes the following:
- the LOC127321508 gene encoding E3 ubiquitin-protein ligase ATL41-like, with product MSGNPPEASGNVEYDVRQQHTFDWSYLFPAGGILFALVFVFLAIRILVRALMLRFRGVGRPRSGGGLPAAMLRSLRSISSSRRGLDVSALSALPVTAYRKGVVAGAGAGAADCAVCLSELADGDKVRVLPNCGHAFHVECVDAWLRTRTTCPLCRAEVELPQGIGNGKAEAAAQSSSSAMEPLPRPALLGAGGTLIVTVQGVSDSRRDVPGSTSG from the coding sequence ATGTCAGGGAACCCGCCGGAGGCGTCTGGCAACGTGGAATATGACGTGCGGCAGCAGCACACCTTCGACTGGAGCTACCTTTTTCCTGCAGGCGGCATCCTTTTCGCGCTCGTCTTCGTCTTCCTCGCCATCCGCATCTTGGTGCGCGCTCTGATGCTCCGGTTTCGCGGAGTCGGCCGCCCCCGGTCTGGCGGCGGGCTTCCAGCCGCCATGCTGCGCTCCCTCAGAAGTATCAGCAGCAGCAGGCGCGGGCTGGATGTGTCCGCACTCTCCGCGCTGCCGGTCACCGCGTACCGGAAGGGCGTTGTCGCCGGTGCCGGCGCCGGGGCAGCTGACTGCGCGGTGTGCCTGTCGGAGCTTGCGGATGGAGACAAGGTGCGGGTGCTGCCCAACTGCGGGCACGCGTTTCACGTGGAGTGCGTCGACGCCTGGCTGCGCACCAGGACGACGTGCCCTCTCTGCCGGGCTGAGGTGGAGCTGCCCCAGGGGATTGGGAACGGGAAGGCGGAGGCGGCAGCTCAGTCGTCGTCCTCGGCCATGGAGCCGCTGCCGCGACCGGCGTTGCTCGGTGCAGGAGGAACCTTGATCGTGACCGTGCAAGGCGTTTCGGATAGCCGGCGAGACGTGCCTGGGTCAACATCGGGGTAG